A stretch of the Sphingobacterium thalpophilum genome encodes the following:
- a CDS encoding helix-turn-helix domain-containing protein: MEFGVHRVIGVERGSSGMGDAVAADNYIVLFVSAGGCRVKINQDIVEIGEYSLVLVPRGVHIDADPSETRGFLIIYFSESFFARTDVDAAFLRNFKSFNKQEYTYRLLSVPKEYATYYDFVGTQLKLSKLNYNQAIYRDLAYNIVKQIVLLAAIHMEERQSGEMLGHGSDIALVRHFQELVRQQVKKEKQVAFYAAQLNIGSKKLTNLTKSALGVTPKEVIVGELLREAKKLLTEASYSIKQIAWELGYTDVNNFSTFFLKEIGMTPSEYRKRWQL, from the coding sequence ATGGAATTTGGAGTTCATCGTGTGATTGGGGTAGAGCGGGGGTCTTCGGGTATGGGTGATGCAGTGGCAGCAGATAATTATATTGTACTTTTTGTCTCTGCTGGCGGCTGTAGGGTAAAAATTAATCAGGACATTGTTGAAATTGGCGAATACAGCCTCGTATTGGTGCCGCGGGGAGTACATATCGATGCCGATCCAAGCGAGACACGGGGTTTTTTGATTATCTATTTCTCTGAGAGTTTTTTTGCCCGTACAGATGTTGATGCTGCCTTTCTGCGCAATTTTAAATCATTTAATAAACAGGAGTATACATATAGATTGCTGAGCGTGCCCAAGGAATACGCTACTTATTATGACTTTGTAGGTACGCAGCTGAAGCTTTCCAAACTCAATTATAATCAGGCTATCTATAGAGATCTGGCTTATAATATAGTCAAACAGATTGTGCTGCTGGCTGCCATTCACATGGAGGAGAGGCAGTCCGGTGAAATGCTGGGGCATGGCTCTGATATTGCCCTGGTCAGGCATTTTCAAGAATTGGTACGGCAGCAGGTCAAAAAAGAAAAGCAGGTGGCCTTTTACGCTGCACAGCTCAATATCGGAAGCAAAAAGTTAACCAATCTGACCAAATCTGCGCTCGGCGTGACCCCTAAAGAGGTGATTGTTGGGGAACTTTTGCGCGAGGCGAAAAAGCTGCTTACAGAGGCTTCCTATAGCATTAAGCAAATAGCCTGGGAACTTGGTTATACCGATGTCAATAATTTTAGTACCTTTTTTTTAAAAGAAATCGGAATGACTCCCAGTGAATACCGTAAGCGCTGGCAATTATAA
- a CDS encoding tyrosine-protein phosphatase, which translates to MSFFSKLFKTTRSSSVRPLAQLEFLGVDMHNHLLPGIDDGSQSVKDSIVYIQELQRLGLKKFICTPHIMAGVHPNDKMSIDAAQANLTNGLRDKGRDADIFAAAEHMIDDGLPTLLQQDELCVMPGGYVLIEMSYLSESKALFHTILAIQKLGYKPVLAHPERYNYYHSNFNIYKQIKDAGCLLQLNLLSLSRYYGVDCKAIAMTLLKSGMYDFAGTDLHHERHLEALKNIAEKYPVRDMLRTSPILNESLLDYFDTGKSQNVAG; encoded by the coding sequence ATGAGTTTCTTCAGCAAACTGTTCAAAACTACAAGGTCATCGTCTGTGAGGCCCTTAGCCCAGCTGGAATTTCTAGGTGTTGATATGCACAACCATCTGCTGCCGGGGATAGATGATGGAAGCCAGTCTGTAAAAGACTCGATTGTATACATTCAGGAACTTCAGCGCTTGGGATTAAAAAAGTTTATCTGTACGCCACACATTATGGCTGGAGTACATCCCAATGATAAAATGAGTATTGATGCGGCCCAGGCAAATCTGACGAACGGCCTGAGGGATAAAGGACGTGACGCGGACATTTTCGCTGCAGCCGAGCATATGATTGATGATGGATTGCCTACGTTATTGCAACAAGATGAACTATGTGTCATGCCGGGAGGATATGTGCTGATTGAGATGTCTTATCTATCGGAATCAAAAGCGCTTTTTCACACCATTTTGGCCATTCAGAAACTCGGTTACAAACCCGTTCTCGCACACCCCGAACGCTATAATTATTATCATAGCAATTTTAATATCTATAAGCAGATTAAAGATGCAGGATGTCTGTTGCAGTTGAACCTCTTATCGCTTAGCCGATACTACGGGGTTGACTGTAAGGCCATTGCAATGACCTTACTCAAATCAGGAATGTATGATTTTGCGGGCACCGATCTTCATCATGAGCGACACTTAGAAGCTTTAAAAAATATTGCAGAAAAATACCCTGTCCGCGATATGTTAAGAACATCACCTATTCTGAATGAGAGTCTACTTGACTATTTCGACACAGGCAAATCGCAAAACGTCGCAGGATAG
- a CDS encoding MSCRAMM family protein yields MSSKYYHIVKSFLLGWLLLAGQFIYGQSAVSVELGVADHVQLEAGLNSIDLQLYNSSMETFIGRIDFVLPQGLGTLGATQIPVNIPAGKKRFFSQRLQGKALSRLKGQQLKIELRSATGTLLQTKLVTIDVPLKRGVILQDLTAQQYLRQVGDSIFIKARAINIGTTDEQLKLLYSSPDRIGNTKFQEQSLNLSAGKDTVLMLRFVVEKYMLKRAQYTVAITGLYENGDVFGNLSILLSNMAADRNYQQLFDNRGNLAAYSRNFIDIQMDNLLGEQQSYYLQSEGEYRLIGGQLRYSAYLTKTGGVEQPTLSNTFASFQKGRNIYTLGHIQESMEAPVYGRGLKFDHLDTSRAANFAVGILQHRVDLLDYSDLNEAGVTVFGKLVLGENKPERYRYEGQLFYSRNTADSTTGLLWSNSFDLLKQKDAGKMVMRMFVGAGLESRNMMVASGDSSMPSLALGLRVDRRLAKWNFSADNFYSSPYYTGNRRGALQLAERVSRQWGKLSTNLSYTFYRYNPSYLNERFLNYASQSSRWDLSMYRPLTPFLTLSVVPNYNKEKGTYALTDGIRDLAFESWRILSNLTIRSRDMQHSVNLITETGLVSGLLQGNGNLILRSDLNYNYRSLNLSASYQEGVFQLADLVSAMVLGRPLGSRFSLGARVGGQFLQNRLQWSANARVNKSHSYGDSYGGNASFNYRVLKNTMVTGLFQYNYSAVKAGYNYDFNNLRIGIRQNLNGSNINRPAVKTGDLRIFCFYDHNFNGVFDGDDQPASAHSFTIKGILFVSDQSGHASFKKLPYGSYLLFSPKQGQYMALSKELIVQQGNMQIQVPLQRGGTVKGKINIEYTPGLSLETDLNLDIHSIVAKDANGTTVSIRVDKDGRFEAGLPLGRYSFYLDATKFPEHVFSDAEAQTATIEIGDELVLEPFVLKVKSKKVNVKRFGQ; encoded by the coding sequence GTGTCCAGCAAATATTACCATATCGTTAAAAGCTTTCTTTTGGGGTGGCTTCTGTTGGCGGGGCAGTTTATATACGGGCAGTCTGCGGTGTCCGTTGAGTTAGGCGTTGCAGACCATGTCCAGTTAGAGGCCGGTTTAAATAGCATCGATCTGCAGCTGTATAATTCCTCTATGGAAACTTTTATCGGTAGGATCGATTTTGTGCTGCCGCAGGGACTCGGGACATTGGGGGCAACGCAGATACCCGTAAATATACCCGCTGGGAAAAAGCGTTTTTTTAGCCAGCGCTTGCAGGGTAAGGCGCTTTCTCGATTGAAAGGACAGCAGCTGAAGATTGAACTGCGCAGTGCTACGGGTACCTTGCTCCAAACCAAATTGGTGACCATTGATGTCCCCTTAAAACGAGGAGTGATCCTGCAGGATCTTACTGCACAACAGTACCTCAGACAGGTCGGTGATTCGATCTTTATAAAAGCTCGTGCGATCAACATCGGTACGACGGATGAACAGCTAAAACTCTTATACTCATCTCCCGATCGTATTGGAAATACCAAATTTCAGGAGCAGAGCCTTAATCTTTCAGCGGGTAAAGACACCGTATTGATGCTACGTTTTGTCGTTGAAAAATATATGTTAAAGCGTGCTCAATATACCGTTGCCATAACTGGGCTTTATGAAAACGGAGATGTGTTCGGAAATCTGTCCATCTTGCTGTCCAATATGGCTGCGGACAGAAATTATCAGCAGTTGTTTGATAATAGAGGCAATCTGGCAGCTTATTCCCGTAATTTTATCGATATCCAGATGGACAATCTGCTTGGTGAGCAGCAGTCGTACTATCTTCAGTCTGAAGGCGAGTATCGGCTGATCGGTGGTCAGCTGCGTTACAGCGCTTATCTGACCAAGACCGGTGGTGTGGAACAGCCAACCTTGAGCAATACTTTTGCCTCTTTTCAAAAAGGAAGGAATATCTATACCCTCGGGCATATTCAGGAAAGTATGGAGGCGCCAGTTTACGGAAGGGGACTAAAATTCGATCATCTGGATACCTCGAGGGCTGCGAATTTTGCTGTTGGTATTTTGCAGCATCGTGTGGATCTCCTTGATTATAGCGATTTAAACGAAGCAGGAGTCACGGTCTTCGGAAAGCTGGTACTCGGGGAGAATAAGCCTGAGCGCTATCGCTATGAAGGGCAGCTTTTTTACAGTCGAAATACCGCAGACAGCACCACGGGTTTACTTTGGAGTAACAGCTTTGATCTGCTCAAGCAAAAAGATGCGGGAAAAATGGTTATGCGTATGTTTGTAGGTGCTGGTCTAGAGTCCCGGAATATGATGGTCGCTTCGGGAGATTCGTCCATGCCATCCCTGGCCTTGGGGCTGCGCGTGGACCGAAGGCTTGCAAAATGGAATTTTAGTGCGGATAATTTTTATAGTTCACCATATTATACTGGCAACCGCCGCGGCGCCCTTCAGTTGGCAGAGCGGGTTAGTCGTCAGTGGGGAAAGCTCTCCACGAATCTGAGCTACACTTTTTACCGTTATAATCCAAGTTATCTAAATGAGCGGTTCCTGAATTATGCCAGTCAGTCATCGCGCTGGGATTTGAGTATGTACAGACCGCTAACTCCGTTCCTGACTTTGTCTGTGGTGCCCAATTACAACAAAGAAAAAGGTACGTATGCTTTGACGGATGGCATACGTGATCTTGCATTTGAATCCTGGCGGATATTGTCAAACTTAACTATTCGCTCCAGGGATATGCAGCACAGTGTTAATTTGATAACAGAGACGGGATTGGTGTCAGGACTATTGCAGGGCAATGGTAATTTGATTCTGAGGTCGGATCTCAATTACAATTACAGAAGCCTGAACCTCTCTGCTTCTTATCAGGAGGGTGTCTTTCAGCTTGCTGATCTGGTAAGTGCCATGGTCCTAGGCCGGCCTTTAGGTAGCCGATTTTCCCTAGGTGCACGTGTGGGTGGGCAATTTCTACAAAATAGATTGCAGTGGTCTGCCAATGCACGTGTAAATAAGAGCCATAGTTATGGAGACAGTTACGGAGGCAATGCGAGCTTTAATTATCGTGTACTCAAAAATACAATGGTGACGGGGCTTTTTCAGTATAACTATAGCGCAGTAAAAGCTGGATACAATTATGATTTTAATAATCTCCGGATCGGGATCAGACAAAACTTGAACGGATCAAACATTAATCGTCCAGCAGTGAAAACTGGTGATTTACGGATTTTTTGCTTTTACGACCACAATTTTAATGGCGTGTTTGATGGAGATGACCAGCCGGCATCAGCGCATAGTTTTACCATAAAAGGAATTTTGTTTGTGTCTGATCAATCTGGCCATGCTTCATTTAAAAAACTACCTTATGGATCTTATCTGTTATTTTCTCCCAAGCAGGGACAATATATGGCATTGTCAAAAGAGCTGATTGTCCAGCAAGGAAATATGCAGATTCAGGTCCCTTTGCAGCGTGGCGGCACTGTGAAAGGAAAAATTAATATTGAATACACCCCCGGGCTCAGTCTTGAAACAGACCTTAATCTGGATATACACAGTATAGTTGCGAAAGATGCGAATGGAACAACAGTTTCGATACGAGTAGACAAAGATGGACGATTTGAGGCAGGACTACCACTTGGACGCTATAGTTTCTATTTGGATGCGACCAAATTTCCAGAGCATGTTTTTTCAGATGCTGAAGCACAGACAGCCACAATCGAAATAGGTGACGAATTGGTGCTTGAACCTTTTGTGTTAAAAGTGAAGTCAAAAAAGGTCAATGTCAAACGGTTTGGGCAGTAA
- a CDS encoding polysaccharide biosynthesis protein, which produces MMGSLWDLRKRLRKDNPRWVILLIDMWFVFASYVFSNYVVNNFKGVFDAELMLKKLVLVLPVYFVLFLCYNTFRGIVRQTGIRDTIKIFKTIAAAYLVLMLLTFGIKAVFHKGTLAGDYLRLSYGVLTMQACILLVMMVGARVVYRTIYEYLFLPARKVENVLIFGASRPGLVSFSLLKEDPRIKYQVVAFVEDKISRIGKRLAGLKIKDITEITKEYTDKHHITQVIIAVENNDPERLEYVSDWFQNLGLELKIMPPARILLNSGAKREIRPLKIEDLLGRKPIKLDHPEIEQEMQGKVILVTGAAGSIGSELARQIARRHYKKLILLDQAESALYDIQQSIKATQPEHLHCIVADVRNYAFMQNIFAQYKPDLVFHAAAYKHVPLMEANPYESIQTNVLGSKIVADLCMKYGAKKMVMVSTDKAVNPTNVMGATKRMAEIYVSSCTGKSSTSFIITRFGNVLGSNGSVIPLFEKQMENGGPLTLTHPEITRFFMTIPEACQLVQEAGVMGKGGEIFVFDMGKSVKIMDLAKRMIKLKGYRYPEDIDIKIVGLRPGEKIYEELLANNENTVKTHHPKIMIAKVNHDELPLKAERINALCQQIVDADQQLPDFMKLVAGMKQIVPEFKSQNSEYEVLDGLAEQELVEEVPVYTLSKKA; this is translated from the coding sequence ATGATGGGATCTCTATGGGATTTGAGAAAACGTTTGCGCAAGGATAATCCGCGGTGGGTCATTTTGTTGATCGATATGTGGTTCGTCTTTGCCAGTTATGTGTTTTCAAATTACGTTGTTAATAATTTCAAGGGTGTATTTGACGCTGAGCTTATGCTTAAAAAGCTGGTGCTCGTATTACCGGTATATTTTGTGCTATTTTTGTGCTATAATACCTTCAGAGGGATTGTACGCCAAACGGGCATTCGGGACACGATCAAGATATTCAAGACAATAGCAGCTGCTTATCTGGTTTTGATGTTGCTTACTTTTGGCATTAAAGCCGTATTTCATAAAGGGACGCTGGCTGGAGACTATTTACGTCTTTCTTACGGTGTTTTGACAATGCAGGCCTGTATTCTACTCGTCATGATGGTGGGAGCGCGTGTAGTATACCGAACGATTTATGAATATTTATTCCTACCTGCCAGAAAAGTGGAGAATGTCCTCATCTTTGGGGCCTCGCGGCCGGGACTGGTCTCTTTCTCTTTATTAAAAGAGGACCCTCGGATAAAATATCAGGTCGTAGCCTTTGTCGAGGACAAAATTTCGCGCATTGGCAAAAGGCTGGCTGGCCTCAAAATCAAAGATATTACTGAAATCACCAAAGAATATACTGACAAACATCATATCACGCAGGTGATTATTGCCGTTGAGAATAATGATCCTGAGCGTTTAGAATATGTATCGGACTGGTTTCAGAACCTTGGGCTCGAACTCAAGATTATGCCGCCGGCACGTATATTGCTCAACTCAGGCGCCAAGCGCGAAATCCGGCCACTGAAAATTGAAGACTTACTTGGCCGCAAACCTATTAAACTGGACCATCCTGAGATTGAGCAAGAAATGCAAGGCAAGGTAATCTTAGTGACTGGAGCAGCAGGTTCTATCGGTTCGGAACTGGCCCGGCAGATTGCAAGGCGGCACTATAAAAAACTGATCCTCCTGGATCAGGCTGAATCCGCCTTATATGATATACAGCAATCCATCAAGGCGACACAGCCAGAGCATCTGCATTGCATCGTCGCGGATGTGCGTAATTATGCGTTTATGCAGAATATCTTTGCACAATATAAACCGGATCTGGTGTTTCATGCGGCGGCGTACAAACACGTGCCGCTGATGGAGGCAAATCCGTATGAATCTATTCAGACCAATGTGCTGGGTAGCAAGATTGTCGCCGATCTCTGTATGAAATACGGTGCCAAGAAGATGGTGATGGTCTCTACAGATAAGGCTGTCAATCCGACCAATGTTATGGGGGCCACTAAACGTATGGCCGAAATCTATGTCAGCAGCTGCACTGGCAAGTCCAGCACCAGCTTTATCATTACCCGTTTTGGAAACGTATTGGGTTCAAATGGTTCGGTCATCCCGCTCTTTGAAAAACAAATGGAAAACGGCGGCCCGCTAACTTTGACGCATCCGGAGATCACGCGTTTCTTCATGACGATACCCGAAGCCTGCCAGCTGGTACAGGAAGCGGGTGTCATGGGCAAAGGTGGAGAAATTTTTGTCTTTGATATGGGCAAGTCTGTCAAAATCATGGATTTGGCCAAGCGAATGATCAAGCTCAAAGGCTACCGTTATCCCGAAGATATCGATATTAAGATCGTTGGTCTGCGGCCCGGAGAGAAAATATATGAGGAGCTATTGGCCAACAATGAGAACACGGTCAAAACGCATCACCCTAAAATTATGATTGCCAAGGTAAATCATGATGAATTGCCGTTGAAAGCCGAACGCATCAACGCACTCTGCCAGCAGATTGTTGACGCTGATCAGCAGTTGCCGGATTTTATGAAGCTAGTGGCCGGCATGAAGCAGATTGTCCCAGAATTTAAATCCCAGAACTCTGAATACGAGGTGCTGGATGGTTTAGCTGAGCAGGAGCTGGTCGAAGAGGTGCCTGTCTATACGTTGTCCAAAAAAGCATAA